Proteins co-encoded in one Methylobacterium sp. WL1 genomic window:
- a CDS encoding class I adenylate-forming enzyme family protein, with amino-acid sequence MTSPDPRLPAGWPALSFREAEARLTAPGAPFAIANLPIRGVPTRIWTSAPPTLRDLFRIARGHGDRTFVVYRDERVTFTGFTRAATALAHALVAAGIGKGDRVAIALRNLPEWPVCYYGALLAGAIATPLNAWWTGPELAYALRHSGARVLIADGARFERIAHHRTECPALERVFVTRMEPDDRMTPLSAVIGPVADWAALPERAPPAIALDPEDDATLFYTSGTTGRPKGAVGTHRAAATTVMAYPYSASRSALRRGETPPKPDPSAPQRASLLVIPLFHVTGCHANLGAALYGGHRLVMMHRWDAHEALDLIDREGCTGAGGVPTIAWQLATAAREAGRPLPSLESVTYGGAPAAGDLVRALGEAFPKAAPATGWGMTETSATFTHHQAEDYLAHPESCGPPLPVCEVRILDPLGQDLPPGSVGELYVKGPNVVRGYWDDPDATAEILSDGWLRTGDLARADDEGFLTIVDRIKDMLIRGGENIYCCEVENVLYAHPDVIDAVVLAVPHPTLGEEPGAIVALAEGARTGPEEIRAFAAERLAAFKVPVRVVVWDGLLPRNPAGKILRAPLRSVFAVGSAQNGSPSSSGR; translated from the coding sequence ATGACGAGCCCCGATCCCCGCCTTCCCGCCGGCTGGCCGGCCCTCTCCTTCCGCGAGGCGGAAGCGCGCCTCACCGCACCAGGGGCGCCGTTCGCGATCGCCAACCTGCCGATCCGGGGCGTCCCGACCCGGATCTGGACGAGCGCGCCGCCGACGCTGCGCGACCTGTTCCGCATCGCCCGAGGGCACGGGGACCGGACCTTCGTGGTCTACCGGGACGAGCGCGTCACCTTCACCGGCTTCACCCGGGCCGCGACCGCCCTGGCCCACGCCCTGGTGGCCGCCGGGATCGGCAAGGGCGACCGCGTCGCCATCGCGCTGCGCAATCTGCCGGAATGGCCGGTCTGCTATTACGGTGCCCTGCTGGCCGGGGCGATCGCGACGCCGCTGAACGCGTGGTGGACCGGGCCGGAACTCGCCTACGCGCTCCGGCATTCCGGCGCCCGGGTGCTGATCGCCGACGGCGCCCGGTTCGAGCGGATCGCCCACCACCGCACGGAATGCCCGGCCCTGGAGCGGGTTTTCGTCACGCGGATGGAGCCCGACGACCGAATGACGCCACTCTCCGCGGTGATCGGCCCGGTGGCGGACTGGGCCGCTCTGCCCGAGCGGGCCCCGCCCGCCATCGCCCTCGACCCGGAGGACGACGCGACCCTGTTCTACACCTCGGGCACCACCGGCCGGCCCAAGGGTGCGGTCGGCACCCACCGGGCTGCGGCCACCACCGTGATGGCCTACCCCTATTCGGCGTCGCGCAGTGCGCTGCGCCGGGGCGAGACGCCGCCGAAGCCCGATCCGTCCGCACCGCAGCGGGCCTCGCTGCTGGTGATCCCGCTGTTCCACGTCACCGGCTGCCACGCGAACCTCGGGGCGGCGCTCTACGGCGGCCACCGCCTGGTGATGATGCATCGCTGGGACGCCCATGAGGCCCTCGACCTCATCGACCGGGAGGGCTGCACCGGAGCCGGCGGCGTCCCGACCATCGCTTGGCAGCTCGCGACAGCCGCCCGGGAGGCGGGCCGGCCGCTGCCGAGCCTCGAATCGGTGACCTATGGCGGCGCGCCCGCGGCCGGCGACCTGGTGCGCGCGCTCGGCGAGGCGTTCCCGAAGGCGGCCCCCGCCACCGGCTGGGGCATGACCGAGACCTCGGCGACCTTCACCCACCACCAGGCCGAGGACTATCTCGCCCATCCCGAATCCTGCGGCCCGCCCCTGCCGGTCTGCGAGGTGCGGATCCTCGATCCGCTCGGGCAGGACCTGCCGCCCGGCAGCGTCGGGGAGCTGTACGTGAAGGGCCCCAACGTGGTCCGCGGCTACTGGGACGACCCGGACGCCACCGCCGAAATCCTGTCCGACGGCTGGCTGCGCACCGGCGATCTCGCGCGCGCCGACGACGAGGGGTTCCTGACCATCGTCGACCGGATCAAGGACATGCTGATCCGCGGCGGCGAGAACATCTATTGCTGCGAGGTCGAGAACGTCCTCTACGCGCATCCGGACGTGATCGACGCGGTGGTGCTGGCGGTGCCCCACCCGACGCTGGGCGAGGAGCCCGGCGCGATCGTGGCCCTGGCCGAGGGGGCCCGGACCGGACCCGAGGAGATCCGGGCCTTCGCGGCCGAGCGGCTCGCGGCGTTCAAGGTTCCGGTGCGCGTGGTGGTCTGGGACGGGCTCCTGCCCCGC
- a CDS encoding SDR family oxidoreductase encodes MSLFDLTDKVALITGSSRGIGRAIALRMAEHGARVVISSRKREACEAVVAEIEAAHGPGRAVAIPASISVKAELEDLVARTEARLGLVDVLVCNAASNPYYGPLAGISDAQFRKILENNVLSNHWLIQMVAPGMVARRDGAIVIVSSIGALKGSPVIGAYNVSKAADLQLARNYAVEYGPANVRVNCLCPGLIRTDFARALWEDPEMLASTTEAAPLRRIGEPDEIAGAAVFLASPAGRFVTGQALVVDGGVTIAR; translated from the coding sequence ATGTCCCTGTTCGATCTGACCGACAAGGTCGCGCTGATCACCGGCTCGTCCCGGGGCATCGGCCGGGCGATCGCCCTGCGGATGGCCGAGCACGGCGCGCGGGTGGTGATCTCGTCGCGCAAGCGCGAGGCCTGCGAGGCGGTGGTGGCCGAAATCGAGGCCGCCCACGGCCCGGGCCGCGCGGTGGCGATCCCGGCGAGCATCTCGGTAAAGGCGGAGCTGGAGGATCTGGTCGCCCGGACCGAAGCCCGGTTGGGTCTGGTGGACGTGCTGGTCTGCAATGCCGCCAGCAACCCGTATTACGGGCCGCTCGCCGGCATCTCGGACGCCCAGTTCCGCAAGATCCTGGAGAACAACGTCCTGTCGAACCACTGGCTGATCCAGATGGTCGCCCCCGGGATGGTCGCGCGGCGGGACGGGGCGATCGTCATCGTCTCGTCCATCGGGGCGCTGAAGGGGTCGCCGGTGATCGGCGCCTACAACGTCTCCAAGGCCGCCGACCTTCAACTCGCCCGCAATTACGCGGTCGAGTACGGCCCGGCCAACGTGCGGGTGAACTGCCTGTGCCCGGGGCTGATCCGCACCGATTTCGCCCGGGCCCTGTGGGAGGATCCCGAGATGCTGGCATCCACCACCGAGGCCGCGCCGCTCCGCCGGATCGGCGAGCCTGACGAGATCGCGGGCGCGGCCGTGTTCCTGGCCTCGCCGGCCGGCCGGTTCGTCACCGGCCAGGCGCTGGTCGTCGACGGCGGCGTGACGATCGCGCGATGA
- a CDS encoding branched-chain amino acid ABC transporter permease, which produces MKLLTTPGFWVALLALALAAFLPWWVSGYILGLLTIAYYFGVFAMAWDLLFGFAGEVNFGPTFLIGLGAYGAGILNNRYELPIPYCLAAGTVLAVVGGLALALPALKVRGPYFGLITLVAVLLLQNMIVVFSGITGGEIGLTVPDVISIDADTNYWIALGFMAFAGLVLTAIARSPVGLILQAAGQDPIVTGALGFNVAKHKLAAFAVSAAFSGLAGGLVVFYMGTASVGTLIDTAVGVQVIIAAVLGGRRTIVGAALGAVFLIAAGELLRPLGPLSTFVVSAVALLVILFVPSGLLGLASIRRAR; this is translated from the coding sequence ATGAAGCTCCTCACCACCCCGGGCTTCTGGGTCGCGCTGCTGGCGCTCGCCCTGGCCGCGTTCCTGCCCTGGTGGGTCTCGGGCTACATCCTCGGGCTCCTCACCATCGCGTATTATTTCGGCGTCTTCGCCATGGCCTGGGACCTGCTCTTCGGCTTCGCCGGCGAGGTGAATTTCGGCCCGACCTTCCTGATCGGGCTCGGAGCCTACGGGGCCGGCATCCTCAACAACCGCTACGAGCTGCCGATCCCCTACTGCCTGGCGGCCGGGACCGTGCTGGCGGTGGTCGGCGGGCTGGCCCTGGCGCTGCCGGCCCTGAAGGTGCGGGGTCCGTATTTCGGGCTGATCACCCTGGTCGCGGTGCTGCTCCTGCAGAACATGATCGTGGTGTTCTCCGGGATCACCGGCGGCGAGATCGGGCTCACGGTGCCGGACGTGATCTCCATCGACGCCGACACCAATTACTGGATCGCGCTCGGCTTCATGGCCTTTGCCGGGCTGGTCCTCACGGCCATCGCCCGCTCCCCGGTGGGGCTGATCCTGCAGGCTGCCGGCCAGGACCCGATCGTGACCGGCGCGCTCGGCTTCAACGTCGCCAAGCACAAGCTCGCGGCCTTTGCGGTCAGCGCCGCCTTTTCGGGCCTCGCGGGTGGGCTGGTGGTCTTCTACATGGGCACCGCCTCGGTCGGCACGCTGATCGACACCGCGGTGGGCGTGCAGGTGATCATCGCGGCGGTGCTCGGCGGGCGGCGGACCATCGTGGGCGCCGCGCTCGGGGCGGTGTTCCTGATCGCCGCCGGCGAATTGCTGCGCCCGCTCGGTCCGCTCTCGACCTTCGTGGTCTCGGCCGTGGCCCTGCTGGTCATCCTGTTCGTGCCCTCGGGGCTGCTGGGCCTCGCATCCATCCGGAGAGCGCGATGA
- a CDS encoding ATP-binding cassette domain-containing protein yields the protein MTVAVRPALNAAPLAEPCLTVRGLTKRFGGLVAVKDIDLDLRPGEILGLIGPNGSGKSTVMKLIMGLERPSAGSIRLDGAEIGGMPAHRVARQGIGLVFQHARPLQRQTVLENISLALLPDSLIRLAADPHVARRARDIAERVGLGAVADRRPGTLPFADLRRLELAKAIARDPRVVLVDEPFAGLTGGEVAAFSELIRGFRDEGKAVLLVDHNVKSVAALVDRVFAMYLGERIAEGSAEAVMADPTVRRVYLGGSIETAARPEAAFKADSLLTVEGVDVLYGKAQALRAASIHVHEGEFVSVVGLNGAGKTTLFNAISGLVPHSGTIRFDGQDLGRMKPAAIARAGIVQVPETRELFGDLNVRENLDLGGQHVTKAESVQRREWLYELFPILKAREGQTARTLSGGEQQMLTIARALMMRPRLLILDEPTLGLAPVILELLSKALERLRQTTPITVLLGEQNVTFALPHADRVYVLEQARIVWEGPPDRFAGEMGSKYL from the coding sequence ATGACCGTCGCCGTCAGGCCTGCGCTGAACGCCGCCCCCCTCGCCGAGCCCTGCCTCACGGTGCGGGGCCTGACCAAGCGGTTCGGCGGCCTCGTCGCCGTCAAGGACATCGACCTCGATCTGCGCCCCGGGGAGATCCTGGGACTGATCGGGCCGAACGGCTCGGGCAAGTCCACCGTGATGAAGCTGATCATGGGGCTGGAGCGGCCGAGCGCCGGCTCGATCCGCCTCGACGGCGCCGAGATCGGCGGAATGCCGGCCCACCGGGTCGCCCGCCAGGGGATCGGCCTCGTGTTCCAGCACGCGCGACCGCTCCAGCGGCAGACCGTGCTGGAGAACATCAGCCTCGCGCTGCTGCCCGACAGCCTGATCCGCCTGGCTGCGGATCCCCACGTCGCGCGCCGCGCAAGGGACATCGCCGAGCGCGTCGGCCTCGGCGCGGTGGCCGACCGGCGGCCCGGTACCCTCCCCTTCGCGGACCTGCGCCGCCTGGAACTCGCCAAGGCGATCGCCCGCGACCCGCGGGTGGTGCTGGTGGACGAGCCGTTCGCGGGCCTGACCGGGGGCGAGGTCGCGGCCTTCTCCGAGCTGATCCGGGGCTTCCGGGACGAGGGCAAGGCCGTGCTCCTCGTCGACCACAACGTGAAGAGCGTCGCGGCCCTCGTGGACCGGGTGTTCGCCATGTATCTCGGCGAACGCATCGCGGAGGGCTCGGCCGAGGCGGTGATGGCCGACCCGACGGTGCGCCGGGTCTATCTCGGCGGCAGCATCGAGACCGCCGCCAGGCCCGAGGCCGCGTTCAAGGCGGATTCGCTGCTCACCGTCGAGGGCGTCGACGTGCTCTACGGCAAGGCGCAGGCCCTGCGCGCCGCCTCGATCCACGTCCACGAGGGCGAGTTCGTCTCGGTGGTGGGCCTCAACGGCGCCGGCAAGACCACGCTGTTCAACGCCATCTCGGGCCTCGTCCCGCATTCCGGCACGATCCGGTTCGACGGCCAGGATCTCGGCCGCATGAAGCCGGCCGCGATCGCCCGGGCCGGGATCGTCCAGGTGCCCGAGACCCGCGAGCTGTTCGGCGACCTCAACGTGCGCGAGAACCTCGATCTCGGCGGCCAGCACGTCACCAAGGCCGAGAGCGTGCAGCGGCGCGAGTGGCTCTACGAGCTGTTCCCGATCCTGAAGGCCCGCGAAGGCCAGACCGCCCGCACGCTGTCGGGCGGTGAGCAGCAGATGCTGACCATTGCCCGCGCCTTGATGATGCGCCCACGCCTCCTGATCCTCGACGAGCCGACGCTCGGCCTCGCCCCGGTGATCCTGGAGCTGCTGTCGAAGGCCCTGGAGCGCCTGCGACAGACCACGCCGATCACCGTCCTGCTCGGCGAGCAGAACGTCACCTTCGCGCTGCCCCATGCCGACCGGGTCTACGTGCTGGAACAGGCCCGCATCGTTTGGGAAGGCCCGCCGGACCGGTTCGCCGGCGAGATGGGATCGAAGTATCTGTGA
- a CDS encoding acyl-CoA dehydrogenase family protein: MDFDLSPSQTHWLTRVRAFIADAILPAAAAVAAERAASRAPSPTMERLKDKARGEGLWNLFLPPSPEHDTDAYRGAGLTNLDYALCAEAMGRVGIASECFNCAAPDTGNMEVLHRYGSPAQKETWLRPLMAGEIRSAFLMTEPDVASSDATNIETAIRRDGDHYVIDGRKWWSTGVGDPRCSLAILMGKTDPDAPRHRQQSQILVPMDTPGLRVARLLPVFGYEDAPKGHGEVVLENVRVPAENLILGEGRGFEIAQGRLGPGRIHHCMRTIGVAEAALEAMARRLVSRVAFGKRISEQSVWEQRVAEARIDIEMTRLLCLKAADMMDKVGAKGAKLEIAMIKVAAPRIALKVIDDAIQAHGGAGVSEDFGLARMYAHIRTLRLADGPDEVHNRSIARLEFGRYTNAREGA, encoded by the coding sequence GTGGATTTCGACCTCTCCCCATCCCAGACGCACTGGCTGACCCGGGTCCGCGCCTTCATCGCCGACGCGATCCTGCCCGCCGCCGCCGCGGTGGCGGCCGAGCGGGCGGCGAGCCGCGCACCCTCGCCCACGATGGAACGGCTGAAGGACAAAGCCCGCGGGGAAGGGCTGTGGAACCTGTTCCTGCCGCCCTCCCCCGAGCATGACACGGACGCCTACCGCGGCGCCGGCCTGACCAACCTCGATTACGCGCTCTGCGCCGAGGCGATGGGTCGGGTCGGCATCGCGTCGGAATGCTTCAACTGCGCGGCGCCCGACACCGGCAACATGGAGGTGCTGCACCGCTACGGCAGCCCGGCCCAGAAGGAGACGTGGCTGCGGCCGCTGATGGCCGGGGAGATCCGGTCGGCGTTCCTGATGACCGAGCCCGATGTCGCCTCCTCGGACGCCACCAACATCGAGACCGCGATCCGCCGCGACGGCGACCACTACGTCATCGACGGACGCAAATGGTGGTCCACCGGGGTCGGCGACCCGCGCTGCAGCCTCGCGATCCTGATGGGCAAGACGGACCCGGACGCGCCCCGCCACCGGCAGCAATCCCAGATCCTCGTGCCCATGGACACGCCCGGCCTGCGGGTCGCGCGCCTGCTGCCGGTCTTCGGCTACGAGGACGCGCCCAAGGGACACGGCGAGGTGGTGCTCGAGAACGTGCGCGTCCCGGCCGAGAACCTGATCCTCGGCGAGGGGCGCGGCTTCGAGATCGCGCAGGGGCGGCTCGGGCCGGGGCGCATCCACCATTGCATGCGCACCATCGGGGTCGCCGAGGCGGCGCTCGAGGCCATGGCCCGGCGCCTCGTCTCGCGGGTCGCCTTCGGCAAGCGCATCAGCGAGCAGTCGGTCTGGGAGCAGCGGGTCGCGGAGGCGCGGATCGACATCGAGATGACCCGGCTGCTCTGCCTGAAGGCCGCCGACATGATGGACAAGGTCGGCGCCAAGGGTGCGAAGCTCGAGATCGCCATGATCAAGGTCGCCGCCCCGCGGATCGCCCTCAAGGTGATCGACGACGCGATCCAGGCCCATGGCGGCGCCGGCGTGTCCGAGGATTTCGGACTGGCCAGGATGTACGCCCATATCCGCACTCTGCGGCTGGCCGACGGGCCGGACGAGGTGCACAACCGCTCCATCGCCCGGCTCGAATTCGGGCGCTACACCAACGCCCGGGAGGGTGCATGA